A stretch of Heterodontus francisci isolate sHetFra1 chromosome 44, sHetFra1.hap1, whole genome shotgun sequence DNA encodes these proteins:
- the LOC137355961 gene encoding probable G-protein coupled receptor 139 has translation MAMADLLVIITDVMLWRISYYLFPGSLMNITPMCRVIAAQRYAASDWSVWFTVTFSFDRFVAICCQKLKTKYCTAKTAAVVLATTSILLCLQNIPLYFTYEPGEIIDNVPWGCYVKPSYYTDPGWMAFDWFDVILTPFLPFTLILLLNTLTVRHIFLASRVRKGLRGQSKGGNSSDPEMESRRKSVILLFTISGSFILLWLTYFIYFSICNIAGKNLEDDTDHSYIFGQIGFMLQVLSCCINTFIYVTTQSKFREQIKCMVKYPVISIIQLINKQCN, from the coding sequence atggcaatggcggatctactggtcattatcactgatgtcatGCTGTGGAGGATCAGTTATTATTTATTCCCGGGATCTTTGATGAACATCACTCCGATGTGTAGAGTTATCGCTGCCCAACGATATGCAGCCTCGGATtggtctgtctggttcaccgtcactttctcctttgatcgatttgtggccatttgttgccagaagctgaaaactaaatattgcaccgctaaaactgcggctgtggttctcgcgACAACCAGTATTCTGCTCTGTTTACAAAACATCCCACTCTATTTTACATATGAGcctggagagataattgacaatgtaccatggggTTGTTATgtaaagccaagctattatactgatcccggatggatggcatttgactggtttgatgtGATTTTAACCCCGTTTCtgccattcactttaattctgttgctcaatactctgacagtcagacacatttttttGGCGAGTCGAGTCcggaagggactgaggggtcagagcaagggaggaaatagcagtgacccagagatggagagcagaaggaagtctgtgattttactcttcaccatatccggcagtttcatacttctgtggttgacgtATTTTATATATTTCTCAATTTGTAACATAGCAGGGAAAAATCTTGAGGATGACACTGATCATTCCTATATCTTTGGACAAATTGGATTCATGTTGCAAGTTCTAAGTTGCTGCATAAACACATTCATTTATGTGACAACAcaatccaagttcagagagcagatcaAGTGcatggtgaaatatccggttatatcaattattcaactaattaataaacaaTGCAACTGA